Proteins found in one Exiguobacterium sp. 9-2 genomic segment:
- a CDS encoding YolD-like family protein — protein sequence MTAYRDRGNLKWIPFLMPEHLQLLREYYVQMHQLDLPEIDEQLQESWHFLLQEALIEGNELEITYYKESSYVTVVGFVERLEPERSVLFLRGRVAVEISFTRIVRIENG from the coding sequence ATGACAGCGTATCGTGATCGAGGGAATTTAAAGTGGATCCCTTTTCTCATGCCGGAGCACTTGCAATTGCTCCGGGAGTATTATGTCCAAATGCATCAGCTCGACTTGCCTGAAATCGATGAACAACTGCAAGAATCGTGGCACTTTCTACTTCAAGAGGCTTTAATAGAAGGAAACGAACTCGAAATCACGTATTATAAGGAAAGTAGCTACGTGACGGTCGTCGGTTTTGTTGAACGGCTAGAGCCTGAACGTTCTGTTCTCTTTCTGCGTGGTCGTGTTGCAGTAGAAATCTCCTTCACACGAATCGTTCGGATCGAAAACGGGTAA
- a CDS encoding Y-family DNA polymerase, producing the protein MFPSVVLPQNKRIFCVDSVSFYASCECQYRNLPPLTTRLAVVSDLKRSGSVILAATPALKALGIKTAGRLYEIEQLPYAIRRTIQLVEPRMLAYMKTSIRVLDVLHQFAPPEAIRVYSIDESFIDMTGTDRLFGSDLQAAKKIQEAILKQTGIHVRIGIGPNNVIAKLTLDLIGKKEGIAQCGYADVARRLHDFPIRKMWGVGHRMEQHLQMMGIETIGDLAMRPVEELHERFGVIGAELWHHAWGLDASPTLLAPRHLFEKAPQRTIGHGVTLMQDYYQFERIRNVLNELVQDVAARCRFSNQVGWTVHIGVRYSRNVVRSGFSRQVRLPYPTSDERIILRHVLQLFEPNWLDGEPVRFLSVAVGHLTADQGTLQLSLFEDNTRLWKRRRLLKAMDIVNLRYGKGTIRLAVSFLDTSVAKRRLRFVGGHPGGDLHDSVS; encoded by the coding sequence ATGTTTCCTTCCGTCGTTTTACCACAGAATAAACGTATTTTTTGTGTTGACAGTGTTTCCTTCTACGCCAGCTGTGAATGCCAGTATCGCAATCTCCCTCCCTTAACGACACGTCTTGCGGTCGTCTCCGATTTAAAACGAAGCGGATCCGTCATTCTCGCCGCTACTCCCGCCTTAAAAGCGCTTGGAATCAAGACAGCCGGTCGACTGTACGAAATCGAGCAATTACCCTACGCCATTCGTCGTACGATTCAACTCGTCGAACCGCGCATGCTCGCTTATATGAAAACGTCGATTCGTGTTTTAGATGTCCTGCATCAATTTGCCCCACCTGAAGCGATTCGTGTCTATTCGATTGACGAAAGTTTCATTGACATGACTGGAACCGATCGCCTGTTTGGTTCCGATCTGCAAGCTGCCAAAAAGATTCAAGAAGCGATTCTGAAGCAGACCGGCATTCACGTCCGCATCGGGATTGGTCCAAATAACGTCATCGCGAAACTGACGCTTGACTTAATCGGGAAAAAAGAAGGCATCGCACAATGTGGATACGCTGATGTCGCACGACGTCTCCATGATTTTCCGATTCGGAAGATGTGGGGAGTCGGACACCGCATGGAACAACATCTGCAGATGATGGGGATTGAAACGATTGGTGACCTTGCCATGCGCCCAGTCGAAGAGTTACATGAACGCTTCGGTGTCATCGGCGCCGAACTATGGCACCACGCTTGGGGTCTTGACGCGTCACCGACACTGCTTGCCCCTCGCCATTTGTTCGAGAAAGCCCCTCAACGGACGATTGGACACGGTGTGACCTTGATGCAGGACTATTATCAATTCGAACGTATCCGGAATGTGCTCAACGAACTCGTGCAGGATGTTGCGGCACGTTGCCGCTTTTCGAATCAAGTTGGTTGGACTGTTCATATCGGTGTCCGCTATTCTCGAAACGTCGTCCGAAGTGGCTTCTCGCGTCAAGTCCGGTTGCCTTATCCGACATCCGATGAGCGAATCATTCTGCGTCATGTCTTACAATTATTCGAACCGAATTGGCTTGACGGGGAACCCGTTCGTTTTTTATCTGTCGCAGTGGGACATCTAACTGCCGATCAAGGCACCTTACAGTTATCCTTGTTCGAGGATAATACGCGACTCTGGAAGCGGCGGCGGTTATTAAAAGCAATGGACATCGTTAACCTCCGCTACGGGAAAGGAACGATTCGTCTCGCTGTCTCGTTTCTCGATACGAGCGTCGCCAAACGGCGGCTTCGTTTCGTTGGCGGTCATCCAGGAGGTGATCTTCATGACAGCGTATCGTGA